A single region of the Thioalkalivibrio nitratireducens DSM 14787 genome encodes:
- the ispF gene encoding 2-C-methyl-D-erythritol 2,4-cyclodiphosphate synthase yields the protein MGSELRIGQGFDVHAFGAGDHLVLGGVRIPFDRGFVAHSDGDVLLHALCDALLGAAALGDIGRHFPDSDPRFRGADSRRLLAEVLARVRAEGWVPVNVDSVIIAQAPKMAAHIPAMREHIAADCGLPLTAVNVKATTTERLGFTGRGEGIAAEAIVLLRRASA from the coding sequence ATGGGATCGGAACTGCGCATCGGGCAGGGCTTTGACGTCCACGCGTTCGGCGCGGGCGATCACTTGGTGCTCGGAGGCGTAAGGATCCCGTTCGACCGGGGATTCGTGGCCCATTCCGATGGCGACGTGCTGCTGCACGCCCTCTGCGATGCGCTGCTCGGGGCCGCGGCGCTGGGGGACATCGGTCGGCACTTCCCCGATTCCGACCCCCGGTTCCGGGGTGCGGATAGCCGGCGGCTGCTGGCCGAGGTGCTGGCTCGCGTCCGGGCCGAGGGCTGGGTCCCGGTGAACGTCGACAGCGTGATCATCGCCCAGGCGCCGAAGATGGCCGCGCATATCCCCGCGATGCGCGAGCACATCGCCGCCGACTGCGGACTGCCGCTGACCGCCGTGAACGTGAAGGCCACCACCACCGAGCGCCTCGGCTTCACCGGCCGCGGCGAGGGCATCGCCGCGGAAGCCATCGTGCTACTGCGCCGGGCGTCCGCCTGA
- the ispD gene encoding 2-C-methyl-D-erythritol 4-phosphate cytidylyltransferase encodes MVTEAAKPAYWALIPAAGVGRRMNSDRPKQFLTLGRRTVLAHTLSIFLQHPRIRGVVLVVGSGIDPDALDLPEAGGRLFQVTGGAERADSVHNGLAFLAERAHADDWVLVHDAARPCLPAEDLDRLLQTLTGDPVGGLLVAPSTDTLKLSDAAGRVERTLDRSRVWRALTPQMFRLGVLRDALAAAAAAGVAVTDEASAMERVGWHPRLVEGSPVNIKITRPEDLEIAHLYLSRQDRLGDRP; translated from the coding sequence ATGGTGACTGAGGCCGCCAAGCCTGCGTATTGGGCCCTGATCCCGGCGGCCGGGGTCGGCCGGCGCATGAACTCGGATCGGCCGAAGCAGTTTCTGACGCTGGGCCGGCGCACGGTGCTGGCGCATACGCTGTCCATTTTTCTCCAGCATCCCCGCATCCGCGGGGTGGTGCTGGTAGTCGGTTCGGGAATCGACCCCGATGCACTGGACCTTCCCGAGGCCGGCGGACGCCTGTTTCAGGTCACCGGAGGCGCCGAGCGTGCCGATTCGGTGCACAATGGGCTCGCCTTTCTGGCCGAACGGGCGCACGCCGACGACTGGGTGCTGGTGCACGACGCTGCACGCCCCTGCCTGCCGGCCGAGGATCTGGACCGCTTGTTGCAGACCCTGACCGGAGATCCGGTGGGGGGGCTGCTGGTGGCGCCGAGTACCGACACGCTGAAGCTGTCGGATGCGGCGGGCCGGGTGGAACGGACTCTGGATCGCAGCCGGGTCTGGCGGGCCCTGACGCCGCAGATGTTCCGGTTGGGCGTGCTCCGCGATGCGCTCGCGGCGGCCGCGGCGGCCGGCGTGGCCGTCACGGACGAAGCGAGCGCGATGGAGCGGGTTGGATGGCATCCGCGCCTGGTGGAGGGAAGCCCGGTGAACATCAAGATCACGCGGCCCGAGGATCTCGAGATCGCGCATCTCTATCTTTCAAGGCAAGACCGACTGGGAGACCGACCATGA
- a CDS encoding lipoyl protein ligase domain-containing protein, whose translation MKRIRVIDAGFVSPLESMAIFHAVAEMMGPDDDPVVTLVNPTRPFVSVGLHQDVEQEVDTAYCERQGLPLIRRDVGGGAVYLNRDQMFFHFVYPHRFAPARVEAIYSHFVAPVLATYQALGVPAVFRPVNDIHVNGRKIGGTGSARINDATVMVGSFMFDFDIDTMAKCLKVSSEKFRDKLRQGMHDYMTTLTRELGQAPERERVKTLFLDAVETHLGLEPVASELTDAEREALVGVRDLLQDPEWTLQSGRRLVASGVKIAAGTYLVEGMHKARGGLIRTRILTRDNVVDDIEFSGDFTVFPSDGIQRLAERLRGAVLPTSAEADAARLQGRIATAMSDLGLDIPGVGASDFLGAILQGLHRE comes from the coding sequence ATGAAGCGAATTCGCGTAATCGATGCCGGCTTCGTGTCGCCACTGGAGTCGATGGCCATTTTCCATGCCGTGGCCGAGATGATGGGGCCCGACGACGACCCGGTGGTGACGCTGGTGAACCCGACTCGTCCGTTCGTGTCGGTAGGCCTGCATCAGGACGTCGAGCAGGAGGTGGACACGGCCTACTGCGAGCGCCAGGGCCTGCCGCTGATCCGGCGCGATGTCGGGGGCGGCGCGGTCTACCTGAATCGCGACCAGATGTTCTTCCATTTCGTGTATCCCCACCGGTTCGCGCCGGCCCGGGTCGAGGCGATCTACTCGCATTTCGTCGCGCCGGTACTGGCGACCTACCAGGCACTGGGCGTTCCCGCGGTGTTCCGCCCGGTGAACGACATCCACGTGAACGGGCGCAAGATCGGGGGCACCGGGTCGGCGCGCATCAACGATGCCACCGTGATGGTCGGCAGCTTCATGTTCGATTTCGATATCGACACGATGGCGAAGTGTCTTAAGGTGAGTTCCGAGAAGTTCCGCGACAAGCTTCGCCAGGGGATGCACGACTACATGACCACCCTGACTCGGGAATTGGGGCAGGCGCCGGAGCGCGAGCGCGTGAAGACGCTGTTCCTGGACGCCGTCGAGACGCATCTCGGACTGGAGCCTGTGGCCTCCGAACTGACCGATGCGGAACGGGAGGCGCTGGTCGGGGTCCGCGATCTGCTGCAGGATCCGGAATGGACCCTGCAGAGCGGTCGGCGTCTCGTCGCGTCCGGCGTGAAGATCGCCGCAGGAACCTACCTGGTCGAGGGGATGCACAAGGCCCGCGGCGGGCTGATCCGCACCCGCATCCTGACCCGGGACAACGTCGTCGACGACATCGAGTTCTCGGGTGATTTCACCGTGTTTCCGTCGGATGGCATCCAGCGGCTTGCCGAGCGGCTGCGCGGTGCGGTGCTGCCGACCAGCGCCGAGGCCGATGCCGCGCGGCTGCAGGGGCGCATCGCGACCGCGATGAGCGATCTGGGATTGGACATCCCGGGCGTCGGGGCCAGCGATTTCCTCGGTGCGATTCTGCAGGGGCTGCATCGTGAGTGA
- a CDS encoding BrnT family toxin, whose amino-acid sequence MKPITWDPEKNRQLQQERHVSFEDVVFHMSAGGILDTLEHPNQERYPGQQIHVIEMEGYAYLLPFVESEDEVFLKTIIPSRKATKIYLGGPR is encoded by the coding sequence ATGAAGCCGATCACCTGGGATCCGGAGAAGAACAGGCAACTGCAACAGGAAAGGCATGTTTCCTTCGAGGATGTCGTGTTCCATATGTCGGCAGGCGGCATTCTGGATACGTTGGAGCACCCGAATCAGGAGCGTTATCCAGGCCAGCAGATCCACGTGATCGAAATGGAGGGGTATGCCTATCTCCTACCCTTCGTGGAGTCGGAAGACGAGGTCTTTCTGAAGACGATCATTCCGAGTCGGAAAGCGACCAAGATTTATTTAGGAGGTCCGAGATGA
- a CDS encoding Y-family DNA polymerase — MAVWLPHLALDALVQTGNAQPGPLIVVEEQGRPRVHDGNRAARRAGVVPGMPLADALAVLNAPTVVEHRPDTLELHLHTLASVLLQFSDHVCPEPDGPRILLEIGRSLRLFRGMEVLARQIADTLRGLGYSARIGIARTPAAARLLAGQRGAARPANRDALRRALSPLPLAALPLPGHTFAGLRAVGLRRIGELLRLPRGELAQRHGTVLPVLLDRLLGDTPEVLPRFRPPETPVFQLEFDREITTSGALRFPLRRLLLQMEHALRARQRGVQRLELDLLHRERTTRLALERSHAGSRADDWLELWNIRLSRLTLPAPVRALRLHPGCLLPGTTDTAGLFHASASGAPDDSTLLARIRARLGDRAVLRLEPTLHPLPEHAQAERTADNPPRDAPAAVTPAQYAAGAALWLCPPQPCAAPAAPAWLGRLEGGWWADGNDQRRDYALARDRDGRLLWLFRDLRSGKWQLLGFWG; from the coding sequence CTGGCGGTCTGGCTTCCGCACCTGGCACTGGATGCCCTGGTGCAGACCGGGAATGCCCAGCCGGGGCCGCTGATCGTCGTGGAAGAGCAGGGTCGGCCCCGGGTACACGACGGCAACCGGGCGGCGCGCCGCGCCGGCGTCGTGCCGGGGATGCCGCTGGCCGACGCGCTGGCGGTACTGAATGCGCCGACGGTGGTCGAACACCGCCCCGACACCCTGGAACTGCACCTGCACACACTCGCCTCGGTCCTGCTGCAGTTCAGCGACCACGTCTGCCCGGAACCGGACGGGCCGCGTATCCTGCTCGAGATCGGTCGCAGCCTGCGCCTGTTCCGCGGCATGGAAGTGCTTGCCCGGCAGATCGCGGATACGCTGCGCGGGCTCGGCTACAGCGCCCGGATCGGCATTGCCCGGACACCGGCGGCAGCGCGGCTTCTGGCCGGGCAGCGCGGCGCGGCGCGGCCCGCGAACCGCGACGCGCTGCGTCGCGCGCTGTCGCCGCTGCCGCTGGCCGCGTTGCCCCTGCCCGGGCACACGTTCGCCGGGCTGCGGGCCGTCGGCCTGCGCCGGATCGGCGAACTGCTGCGTCTTCCGCGCGGGGAACTCGCCCAGCGCCACGGAACCGTGCTGCCGGTGCTGCTCGACCGGCTGCTCGGGGACACCCCGGAAGTGCTGCCGCGGTTCCGGCCGCCGGAAACCCCGGTCTTTCAGCTGGAGTTCGACCGGGAGATCACCACGTCCGGCGCGCTGCGCTTTCCGCTGAGGCGCCTGCTGCTGCAAATGGAACACGCGCTGCGTGCCCGGCAGCGTGGCGTCCAGCGCCTGGAACTCGACCTTCTGCACCGCGAACGCACGACCCGGCTGGCACTGGAACGCAGCCACGCCGGCAGCCGCGCGGACGACTGGCTGGAACTGTGGAACATCCGTCTTTCCCGGCTGACGCTGCCGGCACCGGTGCGTGCCCTGCGGCTGCACCCGGGATGTCTGCTGCCCGGCACCACGGATACCGCAGGTCTATTCCATGCGTCCGCCTCCGGAGCGCCTGACGATTCCACGCTGCTGGCCCGGATCCGGGCCCGCCTCGGCGATCGCGCGGTGCTGCGGCTCGAACCGACACTCCACCCGTTGCCCGAACATGCGCAGGCCGAACGCACCGCGGACAACCCGCCACGCGATGCACCGGCGGCGGTGACCCCGGCACAGTATGCGGCCGGCGCGGCGCTCTGGCTGTGCCCGCCGCAGCCCTGTGCCGCACCGGCCGCGCCGGCATGGCTGGGGCGGCTCGAGGGAGGCTGGTGGGCCGACGGCAACGATCAGCGCCGCGACTACGCGCTCGCACGCGACCGCGACGGACGGCTGCTCTGGCTCTTCCGGGATCTGCGCAGTGGCAAATGGCAGCTGCTGGGCTTCTGGGGCTGA
- the imuA gene encoding translesion DNA synthesis-associated protein ImuA, producing MTALEELLSHPRIWRGDAAGATRTPVRPSGIAALDQALRGGWPQGQLIELIGSPFGSGETRLLLPVLADCAREHRRIVLVAPPATPWTLGWRQLGMDPERILLIRAGSGDDAIWCCEQVLRSPGTGVLLAWLRDAGSASLRRLRLAAASAHACGFVYRPAPAARHPSPAHLRIHWQARQDHLYLQILKCTGGVPPQERPIRVSLATWNRPPPGPNMRHPHEDGS from the coding sequence ATGACGGCATTGGAGGAACTGCTGTCCCACCCCCGGATCTGGCGCGGAGACGCCGCCGGGGCCACCCGGACCCCGGTCCGGCCCAGCGGCATCGCGGCGCTGGACCAGGCCCTGCGCGGCGGCTGGCCGCAGGGACAGCTGATCGAGCTGATTGGGAGCCCATTCGGCAGCGGCGAGACGCGGCTGCTGTTGCCGGTGCTCGCGGACTGCGCCCGCGAACATCGGCGGATCGTGCTGGTCGCGCCGCCCGCCACGCCCTGGACACTCGGCTGGCGGCAACTGGGAATGGATCCGGAACGGATCCTGCTGATCCGGGCCGGCAGCGGCGACGACGCCATCTGGTGCTGCGAGCAGGTGCTGCGCTCTCCCGGCACCGGGGTTCTGCTGGCCTGGCTGCGGGATGCCGGCAGCGCCTCGCTGCGCCGGCTGCGCCTGGCTGCGGCCTCGGCTCATGCCTGCGGGTTCGTCTACCGCCCGGCACCGGCGGCACGACACCCCTCCCCGGCCCATTTACGTATCCACTGGCAGGCACGGCAGGACCACCTGTATCTGCAGATCCTGAAATGCACCGGCGGCGTGCCGCCGCAGGAGCGGCCGATACGGGTTTCCCTGGCCACCTGGAATCGGCCGCCGCCGGGGCCGAACATGCGGCACCCCCATGAAGACGGGAGCTGA
- a CDS encoding CTP synthase yields the protein MTRYVFITGGVVSSLGKGIASASLGAILEARGLKVTLLKLDPYINVDPGTMSPFQHGEVFVTDDGAETDLDLGHYERFVRIRTGRRNNFTTGQIYENVIRNERRGDYLGGTVQVIPHITDEIKRSIRAGAADADIALVEIGGTVGDIESLPFLEAIRQMGVELGHENALFVHLTLVPFIAAAGEIKTKPTQHSVKELRSIGIQPDVLLCRTHQPLPEGERRKIALFTNVEERAVISAVDVDNIYKIPLWLHSQKLDEIVLRKLHIEAPQADLSDWKHVVTAMEFPDSEVTVGMIGKYVELTESYKSINEALTHAGIHTGTRVRIRYVDSEKLESAESGGVPELDGLDAILVPGGFGARGVEGKIEAVRYAREQGIPYLGICLGMQVAVIEFARHVAGLDGAHSTEFAPDSPHPVIALITEWQDREGRVEQRDAASDLGGTMRLGAQSAALEEGSLMARTYGSTRIQERHRHRYEFNNAYKQRLQEAGLVFSGHSEDGALVEAIELREHPWFVGCQFHPEFTSTPRDGHPLFTGFVAAARRHQEAKAGRAQPPVA from the coding sequence ATGACGCGTTACGTATTCATTACCGGAGGCGTGGTGTCGTCTCTGGGCAAAGGCATTGCATCGGCATCGCTCGGTGCGATCCTCGAGGCGCGGGGTCTGAAGGTCACCCTGCTGAAGCTCGATCCCTACATCAACGTCGATCCGGGGACCATGAGCCCGTTTCAGCACGGCGAGGTCTTCGTCACCGACGACGGAGCCGAGACCGACCTCGATCTGGGGCACTACGAGCGTTTCGTGCGCATTCGCACCGGTCGGCGCAACAACTTCACCACTGGCCAGATCTACGAGAACGTGATCCGCAACGAGCGCCGCGGTGACTACCTCGGCGGCACGGTGCAGGTCATCCCGCACATCACCGACGAGATCAAGCGCTCGATCCGCGCTGGCGCCGCGGACGCGGACATCGCGCTGGTCGAGATCGGCGGAACCGTGGGCGATATCGAGTCGTTGCCGTTCCTCGAGGCGATCCGCCAGATGGGCGTGGAACTCGGTCACGAGAACGCGCTGTTCGTCCACCTGACCCTCGTCCCGTTCATCGCGGCGGCGGGCGAGATCAAGACCAAGCCCACCCAGCATTCCGTGAAGGAACTCCGTTCGATCGGGATCCAGCCGGATGTGCTCCTGTGCCGCACGCACCAGCCGCTTCCGGAAGGGGAACGGCGGAAGATCGCGTTGTTCACGAACGTCGAGGAAAGGGCGGTCATTTCGGCGGTGGATGTCGACAACATCTACAAGATCCCGCTCTGGCTGCATTCCCAGAAGCTCGACGAGATCGTGTTGCGCAAGCTGCATATCGAGGCGCCCCAGGCCGACCTGTCCGACTGGAAGCACGTGGTGACGGCGATGGAGTTTCCCGACTCCGAGGTCACGGTCGGCATGATCGGCAAGTACGTGGAATTGACCGAGTCCTACAAGTCGATCAACGAGGCGCTGACGCATGCCGGGATCCATACCGGCACCCGGGTACGCATCCGCTACGTCGATTCCGAGAAACTGGAGAGCGCCGAATCCGGGGGGGTCCCCGAACTCGACGGGCTCGACGCGATCCTGGTTCCTGGAGGGTTCGGCGCCCGCGGCGTCGAGGGGAAGATCGAGGCCGTGCGTTATGCCCGCGAGCAGGGCATTCCCTACCTCGGGATTTGCCTCGGCATGCAGGTGGCGGTGATCGAGTTCGCGCGCCATGTCGCGGGACTGGATGGCGCGCACAGCACCGAGTTCGCCCCGGACAGCCCGCACCCGGTGATCGCGTTGATCACCGAATGGCAGGATCGCGAGGGCCGGGTCGAACAGCGGGACGCGGCCAGCGACCTGGGCGGCACGATGCGCCTGGGTGCGCAGAGCGCGGCACTGGAAGAAGGTTCGCTGATGGCGCGCACCTACGGGAGCACGCGGATCCAGGAACGCCACCGGCACCGCTACGAATTCAACAATGCCTACAAGCAGCGACTGCAGGAAGCCGGTCTCGTGTTCTCCGGGCACTCGGAGGACGGCGCGCTGGTCGAGGCGATTGAACTGCGCGAGCACCCCTGGTTCGTCGGCTGCCAGTTCCACCCCGAGTTCACGTCGACGCCGCGCGACGGGCATCCCCTGTTCACCGGTTTCGTCGCCGCCGCGCGGCGTCACCAGGAAGCCAAGGCGGGCCGGGCACAGCCGCCCGTCGCATGA
- a CDS encoding ceramidase domain-containing protein — MTPYYCERTAPGWFAEPLNTASGLAYFVAAWQSWKQLERARWREQWDLHLLAALMAAVGLAAVLWHASGIAWLHWLDRAALGAFVIAYWSVFLVRTQRLGPGGVSIAWLLTAIGLAALATGLPLEVFGGTGGYVPLLALLLVGIGLAARVDRRLARDLLLASAIFLLALVVRALDLMLCDWAVVGTHWLWHLLTAGVLFVLVDGMIRHVRLREMQAAQAAG, encoded by the coding sequence ATGACCCCGTACTACTGCGAGCGGACTGCCCCGGGCTGGTTTGCGGAACCGCTGAACACTGCCTCGGGGCTGGCGTATTTCGTCGCGGCCTGGCAGTCGTGGAAACAACTCGAGCGTGCGCGCTGGCGCGAGCAATGGGATTTGCACCTGCTCGCCGCGCTGATGGCCGCGGTGGGTCTGGCCGCCGTGCTCTGGCACGCGAGCGGCATTGCCTGGCTGCATTGGCTTGACCGCGCCGCGCTGGGCGCGTTCGTGATCGCGTACTGGAGCGTGTTCCTGGTGCGCACGCAGCGGCTCGGCCCGGGCGGTGTGTCGATTGCGTGGCTGCTGACCGCGATCGGGTTGGCGGCGCTGGCGACCGGCCTGCCCCTGGAGGTGTTCGGAGGCACGGGGGGCTATGTGCCACTGCTGGCGCTGCTGTTGGTGGGGATCGGGCTGGCGGCACGCGTCGACCGGCGTCTGGCGCGCGACCTGCTGCTGGCCAGCGCGATCTTCCTGCTCGCCCTGGTGGTCCGGGCACTCGATCTGATGCTCTGCGACTGGGCGGTGGTCGGAACCCACTGGCTCTGGCACCTGCTGACCGCCGGTGTGCTGTTCGTGCTGGTGGACGGAATGATCCGCCACGTCCGGCTGCGCGAGATGCAGGCGGCGCAGGCCGCGGGCTGA
- the eno gene encoding phosphopyruvate hydratase, translating into MSQIAEIHAREIVDSRGNPTVEADVVLDSGARGRAAVPSGASTGTREAIELRDGGDRYGGKGVQRAVGHVNGEIRDALRGAEADQQAVDRRMIELDGTANKERLGANAVLAVSLALAHARAADEGLPLFRSLGGPHANLLPVPMMNIINGGAHAGNSVDMQEFMIVPVGAASLGEAVRYGAEVFHALKKVLEGRGLVTAVGDEGGFAPDLPSNAAAIEVILEAIDSAGFKAGDDIWIGLDCASSEFFRDGRYHLASEGRAFTADEFTDYLADWVEQYPILTIEDGMAEDDWAGWKTLTDRLGDRVQLVGDDLFVTNTSILRDGIDRGVANSILIKVNQIGTLTETLEAIGMARAANYTSVISHRSGETEDVTIADLAVATGAGQIKTGSLSRSDRVAKYNQLIRIEEMLGARARYPGIAAFRAAASAP; encoded by the coding sequence ATGTCGCAGATTGCCGAGATTCACGCCCGGGAGATCGTCGATTCCCGGGGCAACCCGACCGTCGAGGCCGACGTCGTGCTGGACTCCGGCGCCCGCGGGCGCGCGGCCGTGCCGTCGGGCGCATCCACAGGAACGCGCGAGGCGATCGAACTGCGCGACGGCGGTGACCGCTACGGCGGCAAGGGCGTGCAGCGCGCGGTGGGGCACGTAAACGGCGAGATCCGCGACGCGCTGCGGGGTGCGGAAGCGGACCAGCAGGCGGTGGACCGGCGCATGATCGAACTCGACGGGACCGCGAACAAGGAACGCCTCGGGGCGAACGCGGTGCTCGCGGTGTCGCTGGCGCTGGCGCATGCGCGGGCGGCGGACGAGGGGCTGCCGCTGTTTCGCAGCCTCGGCGGTCCGCATGCCAACCTTCTGCCGGTGCCGATGATGAACATCATCAACGGTGGCGCACACGCCGGCAACAGCGTGGACATGCAGGAATTCATGATCGTGCCGGTCGGGGCCGCCAGCCTGGGCGAGGCCGTGCGCTACGGTGCCGAGGTGTTTCATGCGCTGAAAAAGGTGCTGGAGGGGCGTGGGCTGGTCACCGCGGTGGGCGACGAGGGCGGCTTCGCGCCCGATCTGCCGTCGAATGCCGCCGCGATCGAGGTGATCCTGGAGGCGATCGACAGCGCCGGTTTCAAGGCCGGCGACGACATCTGGATCGGGCTGGACTGCGCGAGTTCGGAGTTCTTTCGCGACGGGCGTTACCATTTGGCCTCCGAGGGGCGTGCGTTCACCGCCGACGAGTTCACCGACTACCTCGCGGACTGGGTCGAGCAGTACCCGATTCTGACTATCGAGGATGGCATGGCCGAGGACGACTGGGCCGGCTGGAAGACGCTGACGGATCGGCTCGGCGATCGCGTTCAGCTGGTCGGTGACGACCTGTTCGTGACCAACACGTCGATCCTGCGGGACGGCATCGACCGCGGCGTTGCCAACTCGATCCTGATCAAGGTGAACCAGATCGGGACGCTGACCGAGACCCTCGAGGCCATCGGCATGGCCCGCGCGGCGAACTACACTTCGGTGATCTCGCACCGATCCGGCGAGACCGAGGACGTGACCATCGCCGATCTCGCGGTTGCGACCGGAGCCGGCCAGATCAAGACCGGGTCGCTGTCGCGCTCGGACCGGGTTGCGAAGTACAACCAACTGATCCGCATCGAAGAGATGCTGGGCGCGCGCGCGCGCTACCCCGGCATCGCCGCGTTCCGGGCCGCGGCTTCGGCACCATGA
- the tilS gene encoding tRNA lysidine(34) synthetase TilS — translation MARSRNRQADAVTAALRAFLADQPEIDALRVAFSGGRDSTVLLHALARLDSGRGLTAMHVHHGLHEHAQAQAEHCRRFAARLGVDCEVRRIQVPGGSGEGLEAAARRLRYQSLAEGLSIGSCVLTAHHAGDQAETFLLAALKGSGPSGLAAMPPLRALGLGWLGRPLLGVGAAAIAAYAQAQDLKWVEDPSNRDTRFDRNYLRRRILPLLTQRFPVEPRLGAAAGLQAEAVEVLEGLLDPILDRLYGPVPWTLRMDAFLRQPPGRRSWLLRRFLERAGAPAPRRGPLLEFLRQLAEARPDSSPGLQWSGCSLRTYRGVLYLLRAGELAQPAPPGTLLDWPSGAPEMTLPDGRVLTTAELRAVGIHSGEGVRIGFRQGGEVLRTPGGRRSLKTLMQARGIPPWQRPRVPLVRLGDEWVAALWQHAERSPDRSACDHSPAAAVMPRRRGPVAAPADGRRESGSARAPSDSD, via the coding sequence ATGGCGCGTTCCAGGAACCGGCAGGCTGACGCGGTCACGGCGGCGCTGCGGGCCTTTCTCGCGGATCAACCCGAAATCGACGCCCTGCGCGTCGCGTTCAGCGGCGGCCGGGATTCCACTGTGCTGCTGCACGCGCTCGCGCGGCTCGACTCCGGACGGGGGCTGACCGCGATGCATGTGCACCATGGCCTGCACGAACACGCGCAGGCTCAGGCGGAACACTGCCGGCGGTTTGCGGCCCGGCTCGGGGTGGACTGCGAGGTGCGTAGAATCCAGGTTCCGGGAGGCAGCGGTGAGGGGCTGGAGGCGGCTGCAAGAAGATTGCGGTATCAGTCGCTTGCAGAGGGTTTGTCAATCGGATCCTGCGTTCTGACCGCGCACCACGCCGGGGACCAGGCCGAGACCTTCCTGCTCGCGGCGCTGAAGGGCAGTGGCCCCTCCGGTCTTGCCGCGATGCCGCCGCTGCGCGCGCTCGGATTGGGCTGGCTAGGCCGGCCGCTGCTCGGCGTCGGAGCCGCGGCCATCGCCGCCTATGCGCAGGCACAGGATCTGAAATGGGTCGAGGATCCGAGCAACCGCGACACCCGCTTCGATCGCAACTACCTGCGCCGGCGGATACTGCCCCTGCTGACGCAGCGCTTTCCGGTCGAACCGCGGCTGGGTGCCGCCGCGGGTCTGCAGGCGGAGGCGGTCGAGGTGCTCGAGGGTCTGCTCGATCCGATCCTCGATCGCCTGTACGGCCCCGTGCCGTGGACGCTGCGCATGGACGCGTTCCTGAGGCAGCCTCCCGGCCGTCGATCCTGGCTGCTCCGCCGTTTCCTGGAACGTGCCGGCGCCCCTGCGCCCCGGCGCGGACCGTTGCTCGAGTTCCTGCGCCAGCTCGCCGAGGCCAGGCCTGATTCCAGCCCCGGACTGCAGTGGAGCGGGTGCAGCCTGCGCACCTACCGCGGTGTGCTGTACCTGCTTCGCGCGGGGGAACTCGCGCAACCGGCACCACCCGGCACGCTTCTCGACTGGCCATCGGGGGCGCCGGAGATGACGCTCCCCGATGGCCGCGTGCTGACCACAGCCGAACTGCGGGCAGTGGGGATCCACTCGGGCGAAGGCGTGCGCATCGGGTTCCGGCAAGGCGGCGAGGTGCTGCGCACGCCTGGCGGGCGGCGCTCGCTGAAAACGCTGATGCAGGCGCGCGGCATTCCACCCTGGCAACGCCCGCGGGTACCGCTGGTGCGCCTGGGTGATGAATGGGTCGCGGCCCTGTGGCAGCACGCGGAGCGTAGCCCGGATCGGTCGGCGTGCGACCATTCCCCTGCGGCGGCCGTGATGCCGAGACGCCGCGGGCCTGTTGCAGCGCCGGCTGATGGGCGCCGCGAGTCGGGGAGCGCGCGCGCGCCGAGCGATTCCGATTGA
- the kdsA gene encoding 3-deoxy-8-phosphooctulonate synthase, which produces MQLCEFEAGLDRPIFLISGPCVIESEGLALDTAGTLKSVTAALGIPFIYKSSFDKANRSSTRSFRGPGLEQGLRILEKVKRDLGVPVLTDVHEDTPLDEVASVVDVLQTPAFLCRQTNFIQNVARQGLPVNIKKGQFLAPWDMDNVVDKAREVGNDRIMVCERGVSFGYNTLISDMRGLAVMRRTDCPVVFDATHSVQQPGGKGSASGGQREFVPVLARAAVAAGVSGLFMETHPDPEQALSDGPNAWPLARMQELLETLVELDRVVKARPFAEAAFDLG; this is translated from the coding sequence ATGCAACTCTGCGAGTTCGAAGCCGGTCTGGATCGGCCAATCTTCCTGATTTCGGGTCCCTGCGTGATCGAGTCGGAAGGGCTCGCGCTGGATACCGCCGGAACCCTGAAGTCGGTCACTGCAGCGCTCGGCATCCCGTTCATCTACAAGTCGTCGTTCGACAAGGCCAACCGTTCGTCCACCCGCAGCTTCCGCGGGCCGGGGCTGGAACAGGGCCTGCGGATCCTCGAGAAGGTGAAGCGGGACCTGGGGGTGCCGGTACTGACCGACGTGCACGAGGACACCCCGCTGGACGAAGTCGCCAGCGTGGTCGACGTGTTGCAGACCCCGGCGTTCCTCTGCCGCCAGACGAATTTCATCCAGAACGTCGCACGGCAGGGCTTGCCCGTGAATATCAAGAAGGGCCAGTTCCTCGCGCCCTGGGACATGGACAACGTCGTCGACAAGGCGCGCGAGGTCGGCAACGACCGGATCATGGTCTGTGAACGCGGTGTATCTTTCGGATATAACACATTGATTTCCGATATGCGCGGCCTGGCCGTGATGCGTCGTACCGATTGCCCGGTCGTGTTCGACGCGACCCACTCGGTGCAGCAACCGGGCGGGAAGGGCAGCGCTTCGGGGGGGCAGCGGGAGTTCGTCCCGGTGCTCGCCCGCGCCGCCGTGGCGGCCGGGGTCTCCGGGCTGTTCATGGAGACCCACCCGGACCCGGAGCAGGCATTGTCCGACGGCCCCAACGCCTGGCCGCTGGCGCGCATGCAGGAACTGCTCGAGACCCTGGTGGAACTGGATCGCGTCGTCAAGGCGCGACCGTTCGCCGAGGCGGCGTTTGATTTGGGCTGA